A region from the Flexibacter flexilis DSM 6793 genome encodes:
- the lgt gene encoding prolipoprotein diacylglyceryl transferase, with translation MNLDFILWTPSPEMFSLGAITVRWYGLLFASGFLIGQYILAHIFAKEGKPEEDINAVTMYMVIATVLGARLGHCFFYEPDYFLAHPIEIFKVWNGGLASHGATVGIITALYFYSRNRKGQSFLWILDRIVIVVALGGALIRMGNLMNSEIVGRPSNSPVAFVFGYGGKDVLEQHFGQVVEKVSIQKSGISQAHANAQGIELKPLTLSVQFKEGVSQAQAQEVVSQIPQVLAAYEASREDIEVESSPKVQFTQAGTATIANVEAYGVPRLPSQLFEAISTFLLFAFLYLMWNKKKGNTPEGSIFGLFVVILFSLRFIYEFYKENQVAFEDKMPLNMGQILSIPMVAIGLIVLYMAYTGKTKVKVQ, from the coding sequence ATGAATTTGGACTTTATTCTCTGGACTCCATCGCCCGAAATGTTTTCGCTTGGAGCTATTACAGTTCGCTGGTACGGGCTGTTATTTGCCTCTGGTTTTCTGATTGGTCAGTACATTTTGGCGCATATTTTTGCCAAAGAAGGCAAGCCTGAAGAAGACATTAACGCCGTAACAATGTACATGGTGATTGCCACAGTATTGGGCGCACGTTTGGGACATTGCTTTTTTTACGAACCAGATTATTTTTTGGCGCACCCCATCGAGATTTTCAAAGTATGGAATGGCGGTTTGGCCAGTCATGGCGCGACGGTTGGTATTATTACGGCCTTGTATTTTTATTCGCGTAATCGCAAGGGACAGAGTTTTTTGTGGATTCTTGATCGGATCGTGATTGTGGTGGCTTTGGGTGGCGCATTGATTCGTATGGGCAACCTGATGAACTCTGAAATTGTAGGCCGTCCCAGCAACTCGCCAGTGGCGTTTGTATTCGGTTATGGCGGAAAAGATGTGCTAGAACAACATTTTGGGCAAGTAGTAGAGAAGGTTTCTATCCAAAAAAGCGGCATTTCGCAGGCGCACGCCAACGCGCAAGGCATTGAGCTAAAACCCTTGACCTTGAGTGTACAGTTTAAAGAGGGTGTGTCGCAAGCCCAAGCGCAAGAAGTGGTGAGTCAGATACCGCAGGTGTTAGCGGCTTATGAGGCTTCGCGCGAAGATATAGAAGTAGAAAGCTCCCCAAAAGTTCAGTTTACGCAGGCAGGTACGGCCACGATTGCCAACGTAGAAGCCTACGGCGTGCCTCGTTTGCCTTCGCAGTTGTTTGAGGCGATTTCTACATTTTTGTTGTTTGCGTTTCTGTATTTGATGTGGAACAAGAAAAAAGGCAATACGCCAGAAGGTAGTATTTTTGGATTGTTTGTCGTAATTCTCTTCTCATTACGCTTTATTTATGAATTTTATAAAGAAAATCAAGTCGCATTTGAAGATAAGATGCCATTAAATATGGGACAAATTTTAAGTATTCCAATGGTGGCCATTGGTCTGATCGTATTGTACATGGCTTATACGGGCAAAACAAAGGTAAAAGTCCAATAA
- a CDS encoding tetratricopeptide repeat protein, protein MRKIFVASVLVFLAACTLTEKQPADPRQKALQRIDSLENQIKKAIQAKPTETDVTLAMYMIDAYQVYAETYTQDTLAPIFLFKGAQIYEGALHDVPKAMTWYQQVFAQYPKSSIRPMALFHKANAMQTLGDTTNAIKNYERFIKMYPKHAFADDAQGLITLIRHPNPVLKDIMSEEPKKATK, encoded by the coding sequence ATGAGAAAAATATTTGTAGCTTCTGTCTTGGTGTTTTTGGCGGCTTGTACCCTGACGGAAAAGCAACCAGCAGACCCACGCCAAAAAGCCTTGCAACGCATTGACAGTCTTGAAAATCAGATAAAAAAAGCCATTCAGGCCAAACCCACCGAAACCGATGTTACATTGGCCATGTACATGATAGACGCGTATCAGGTCTATGCCGAAACTTATACGCAAGACACGCTTGCGCCTATTTTTTTGTTCAAAGGGGCACAAATCTACGAAGGTGCTTTGCACGATGTCCCCAAAGCGATGACGTGGTATCAGCAGGTATTTGCACAATACCCCAAAAGCTCGATTCGCCCGATGGCGTTGTTTCATAAGGCCAATGCAATGCAAACATTAGGCGATACAACCAATGCGATCAAAAATTATGAGCGATTTATAAAAATGTATCCGAAGCATGCGTTTGCAGACGATGCGCAAGGGCTTATAACGCTGATCAGACACCCCAATCCTGTGCTAAAAGACATCATGTCCGAAGAGCCTAAGAAAGCAACGAAATAA
- a CDS encoding DUF6787 family protein, with translation MAQKPTFSILQTLRQRWGVSSVGQVLVILLVFACTGFSVMYLKRWAFAQLAFNENTFWLWRVIAFFAVLMAYQIILLAYGTLFGQFQFFWNFEKRMVRRIASWFGIKK, from the coding sequence ATGGCTCAAAAACCTACATTTTCAATCTTACAGACCTTGCGTCAACGTTGGGGCGTATCTTCTGTCGGGCAAGTGCTTGTCATTTTGCTAGTGTTTGCGTGTACAGGCTTTTCGGTAATGTATTTGAAACGATGGGCTTTTGCTCAGTTGGCATTTAATGAGAATACCTTTTGGCTTTGGCGCGTGATAGCCTTTTTCGCAGTGCTAATGGCCTACCAAATTATTTTGTTAGCCTATGGCACATTATTTGGGCAATTTCAATTTTTTTGGAATTTTGAAAAGCGAATGGTGCGGCGTATTGCCTCATGGTTTGGCATAAAAAAATAA
- a CDS encoding PAS domain S-box protein, whose amino-acid sequence MKLPVTFITRKQLVAFQEILQERDRLQAETEKASEFIQNIKQGKLDGSFDIEDQQLDSGLAAALISMQEQMRDIAQSEKERNWATEGLAKFVDILRSNNENIEMLYDNILDSLVNYIGANQGALFLALHESKRAKTAERKNEAADSDEELTEIEDDIYLELVACYAYSKKKFLHKRFDIGEGLAGQCYLEKDAIFLTDVPPSYVNITSGLGEATPRCVLIVPLKLNEKIFGVLELASFEILPKFKREFVEKLGESIASTISNAQTNERTRQLLHISQKQAADMRASEEEMRQNMEELTTTQEDMRRKEMELAGMLSAVNSTLCTAEFNMQGYVLESNRAFMDLLDYSLEEIKGKHHRIFLSKSEAASADYAHFWKELAAGHQQHGDFVRVSKYGETRWLKASYTPVPDTNGHYYKVIKLAQDITERKLAEIESKRLSLVANNTDNSVVISDADGRIEYVNSGFEKMTGYKLADVIGKKPGAFLQGELTDKSTVARIRQKITARESFYEEILNYDKNGQTYWISLSVNPIFDEEDKLVNFVAVQTNINKTKQQALDYRGKLQAIDRAYGVMEFDPEGYILDANELVLQLLGYDIVDLKGRHHRMLVKEKEARSEAYKIFWDALGNRGEYISGEYCRLTKNGEEVWFKATYSAILGLDGKPAKIVNYVQDITEAKKLAIDIQLQNEQMKAQEEELLQNMEEVKAINDEVKRQSTELRGINNALNKNLCIIELDSNGMIINANPNFLMLFGYSLEELKGKHHRTIVFPDYAKSEEYIQFWADLARGQARVGEMKRMARDGSEIWVSASYNAILDDNGRVVKIVKFAQDITQRKRMDLDTSCKLDAVQRAYCVIEFDTKGNVLTANENFLNAMGYMLHEIQGRHHSMFLTENERNDDRYLSFWERLGEKGQFVIGEFQRVTKSGEHVWLKATYSPILDLDKKPYKVVKYAQDITAAKLLEFANHQQVEEIRAQEEELRQNMEELQAINEDVERQTLELRALSQALNTTVATIEFTPEGKVLTANENFLQLMGYRLEEIQGKPHKLFVDGDYARSGEYAKFWDDLGLGKAQIGEMRRITKSGAEVWLSASYTPVTNDEGQTLKVIKFAQNITDKKKEALDVSCQLSAIDRAYAIIEFDTDGNILKANENFLEVMEYSPVEIQGRHHRMFISEAERNSEEYRAFWERLGKRGEFIEGEFKRIKKAGEVVWLKATYNPILDLKGHPYKVVKYAQDITASKQLEIQAQQQFEELQAQEEELRQNLEELEAIQESVLEKQREVESIARKYEQILEGCADAVVMIDQIGTILFFNASAESLWGYQRQEVIGQNVRMLMGTEHSIKHDSYLQNYHRTGQAKVIGKGRKVDALRKDGSSVPILLTLSEAKISDNESIFTSFIKDLRE is encoded by the coding sequence ATGAAATTACCTGTTACCTTCATTACACGTAAGCAATTAGTTGCATTTCAAGAAATCCTACAAGAGCGCGACCGTTTACAAGCTGAAACGGAAAAGGCCTCTGAGTTTATACAAAACATCAAGCAAGGAAAATTAGATGGGTCTTTTGACATAGAAGACCAGCAGCTAGATAGTGGCTTGGCTGCTGCGCTCATCAGCATGCAAGAGCAGATGCGCGATATTGCGCAATCAGAAAAAGAACGTAACTGGGCTACGGAGGGTCTGGCTAAGTTCGTGGATATTCTGCGCTCCAACAACGAGAATATCGAAATGCTCTACGACAATATCTTGGATAGCCTTGTCAATTATATTGGGGCAAATCAAGGTGCCTTGTTTTTGGCATTGCACGAATCCAAAAGAGCAAAAACTGCCGAAAGAAAAAACGAGGCGGCTGACTCAGACGAGGAACTAACCGAAATCGAAGACGATATTTATTTGGAGTTGGTGGCGTGCTATGCCTACAGCAAAAAGAAGTTTTTACACAAACGTTTTGATATAGGCGAGGGATTGGCTGGTCAATGTTATTTGGAAAAAGATGCCATTTTCTTGACCGACGTGCCGCCAAGCTACGTGAATATTACCTCTGGTTTGGGCGAGGCTACACCGCGTTGCGTGTTAATTGTGCCGCTCAAGCTCAACGAAAAAATCTTTGGGGTACTGGAACTGGCCAGTTTCGAGATATTACCAAAATTCAAACGAGAGTTTGTAGAAAAATTGGGCGAAAGTATCGCCTCTACGATTTCTAATGCGCAGACCAACGAACGCACACGCCAATTGCTGCATATATCGCAGAAGCAGGCCGCAGATATGCGTGCTTCCGAAGAGGAAATGCGCCAAAACATGGAGGAACTAACTACCACTCAAGAAGATATGCGCCGCAAAGAAATGGAATTGGCGGGCATGTTATCAGCCGTAAATTCTACACTCTGCACCGCAGAATTTAATATGCAAGGCTATGTGCTGGAGAGTAATCGGGCTTTTATGGATTTGCTGGATTATTCTTTGGAAGAAATAAAAGGCAAACATCATCGAATCTTCTTATCTAAAAGCGAGGCGGCTTCCGCAGATTATGCGCATTTCTGGAAAGAATTAGCCGCAGGCCACCAACAACATGGCGACTTTGTAAGGGTAAGCAAATACGGGGAAACTCGTTGGCTAAAAGCTTCTTATACGCCCGTTCCAGATACAAATGGGCACTATTATAAGGTAATTAAACTCGCACAAGACATTACAGAACGTAAACTGGCCGAAATCGAAAGCAAACGTCTTTCGCTGGTGGCCAATAACACGGACAACTCTGTTGTCATTAGCGATGCCGATGGCCGTATTGAATATGTTAATTCGGGTTTTGAGAAAATGACGGGCTATAAATTGGCCGACGTGATTGGTAAAAAACCTGGTGCTTTTTTGCAAGGCGAACTCACGGACAAGAGTACAGTGGCGCGTATTCGTCAGAAAATTACAGCACGTGAGTCTTTTTATGAAGAAATATTAAACTACGATAAAAACGGTCAAACGTACTGGATTTCACTTTCGGTAAACCCTATTTTTGATGAAGAAGACAAGCTCGTTAATTTTGTAGCGGTACAGACCAATATCAACAAAACCAAACAACAAGCCTTAGATTATCGCGGAAAATTACAGGCCATAGACCGTGCTTATGGCGTAATGGAATTTGACCCAGAAGGCTATATTCTGGATGCAAACGAATTGGTTTTGCAGTTGCTGGGCTACGACATTGTTGACCTGAAAGGCCGACACCACCGTATGCTTGTCAAAGAAAAAGAAGCCCGTTCGGAAGCCTATAAAATCTTTTGGGACGCATTAGGCAATCGGGGCGAATATATATCGGGGGAATATTGCCGCCTTACCAAAAATGGTGAAGAAGTTTGGTTTAAGGCCACTTATAGTGCCATATTGGGCTTAGACGGCAAGCCTGCCAAAATTGTTAATTATGTGCAAGATATTACGGAAGCTAAGAAATTAGCCATTGATATTCAGCTCCAAAACGAGCAAATGAAGGCGCAAGAAGAAGAACTTCTCCAGAATATGGAAGAAGTAAAAGCCATTAATGATGAGGTGAAACGCCAAAGTACGGAGCTTCGTGGTATCAATAACGCGCTTAACAAAAACTTGTGCATTATTGAACTGGACTCTAATGGTATGATCATTAATGCCAACCCTAATTTCCTAATGCTATTTGGCTATTCTTTGGAGGAACTTAAAGGCAAGCACCACCGCACTATTGTGTTTCCTGATTATGCCAAAAGCGAAGAATACATTCAGTTTTGGGCAGATTTGGCACGCGGACAAGCACGCGTTGGCGAAATGAAACGCATGGCGCGTGATGGCTCTGAAATTTGGGTGAGTGCTTCTTACAATGCCATTCTGGACGACAATGGCCGCGTAGTCAAAATCGTTAAGTTTGCGCAAGACATCACGCAACGCAAGCGCATGGATTTGGATACCTCCTGCAAACTGGATGCCGTACAACGTGCGTATTGTGTTATTGAATTTGACACAAAAGGGAATGTCCTGACAGCTAATGAGAATTTCCTGAATGCGATGGGGTACATGTTACACGAGATTCAAGGCAGACATCATAGTATGTTCCTCACCGAAAACGAGCGTAACGATGACCGTTATTTATCTTTTTGGGAAAGATTAGGAGAAAAAGGACAGTTTGTAATAGGAGAGTTTCAGCGTGTAACCAAAAGCGGCGAACACGTTTGGCTCAAAGCTACTTACAGCCCCATTCTTGACCTTGACAAAAAGCCTTATAAGGTCGTAAAATATGCGCAAGACATCACCGCCGCCAAGCTACTGGAGTTTGCCAATCATCAGCAGGTAGAAGAGATTCGGGCTCAAGAAGAAGAGTTGCGCCAGAACATGGAAGAGTTGCAGGCCATCAACGAAGACGTAGAACGTCAAACCCTAGAGCTACGTGCCTTATCTCAAGCACTGAATACAACCGTAGCTACGATAGAATTTACGCCAGAAGGAAAAGTACTGACAGCCAACGAAAACTTTCTACAACTCATGGGCTATCGCCTCGAAGAGATACAAGGCAAGCCACATAAACTTTTTGTAGATGGAGATTATGCGCGTAGTGGCGAATATGCTAAATTTTGGGATGATTTGGGATTAGGAAAAGCTCAAATTGGGGAAATGCGACGCATCACAAAAAGTGGTGCGGAAGTTTGGCTCAGTGCTTCTTATACGCCCGTAACCAATGACGAAGGCCAGACATTAAAGGTTATTAAATTTGCTCAAAATATCACAGACAAGAAAAAAGAAGCCCTTGATGTAAGTTGCCAACTCTCGGCCATAGACCGCGCCTATGCCATTATCGAATTTGATACGGATGGTAACATCCTGAAAGCCAACGAAAACTTCTTGGAGGTAATGGAATATAGCCCTGTGGAAATTCAAGGTCGCCACCACCGTATGTTTATCAGCGAAGCAGAACGTAACTCAGAAGAATATCGTGCGTTTTGGGAGCGTTTGGGCAAACGTGGAGAATTTATAGAAGGAGAATTTAAGCGAATCAAAAAAGCGGGAGAAGTAGTTTGGCTCAAAGCCACCTATAACCCGATTCTGGATTTAAAGGGACACCCCTACAAAGTGGTAAAATATGCACAAGATATCACTGCTTCTAAGCAATTAGAAATACAAGCCCAACAGCAATTTGAGGAGCTACAAGCCCAAGAAGAAGAATTGCGCCAAAATCTCGAAGAATTGGAGGCGATTCAGGAATCAGTGTTGGAAAAGCAACGTGAAGTTGAAAGCATTGCACGCAAGTACGAACAGATTTTGGAGGGTTGTGCCGATGCAGTGGTAATGATAGACCAAATCGGCACTATATTGTTCTTCAACGCCTCCGCCGAAAGTCTGTGGGGCTACCAAAGACAAGAGGTGATAGGACAAAACGTGCGTATGCTGATGGGAACAGAACATTCTATCAAGCACGATAGCTATTTGCAAAACTACCACCGCACAGGTCAAGCCAAAGTAATCGGCAAAGGTCGCAAGGTAGATGCTTTGCGCAAAGATGGTAGCAGCGTTCCAATTTTACTTACATTGAGTGAAGCTAAAATATCTGATAATGAGTCTATATTTACATCATTTATCAAAGATTTACGCGAGTAA
- the lnt gene encoding apolipoprotein N-acyltransferase, which produces MQVLNKIPLWLLAVLGAVLLWAGWPMSPLPIFLAVGWIPLLMAEQRIAENDYQGRKGWRFWRITYLFLLVWNALTTWWIWHASEAGGVFAILANAALQSIPVAAARWSKNRLGNPDWAIWLLPAYWIAFEYLHLNWDLSWSWLTLGNGLAYWPVLAQWYEYTGALGGSLWILSLNILIFKIFFAKEKPKTSHWLTTTAVLIVPVLFSAFLYYSYKTPEQQAEVVVIQPNIDPYTEKFADSPNFIPLEEQIARFIQLSEEKITLQTQWVLWPETAVDALVGEENIENEAIIQQIQEQFLKRYPHVHLLTGITSYKLYEDASTSPTARYKAGIGHYDVFNTALHLQYGKPTQIYHKSKLVPGVEQMPYPAVFKFLMSFVIDLGGTSGGMGSQSTRTAFATPASVVAPVICYESIYGDFTTGFMRDGANFIGIITNDGWWKNSPGHRQHWAYASLRAIENRRDIARCANTGISGFVTGRGDRQQATAYWTQAVLSKQIKLNNDKTLYTRFGDYIGILAAVATFGLFLFSLVKTKH; this is translated from the coding sequence GTGCAAGTTTTAAATAAAATCCCGTTGTGGCTCTTGGCAGTGCTGGGAGCAGTGTTATTGTGGGCTGGTTGGCCTATGTCGCCTTTGCCTATTTTTTTGGCCGTAGGCTGGATTCCATTACTCATGGCCGAACAGCGCATAGCCGAAAACGACTATCAAGGCCGCAAAGGTTGGCGATTTTGGCGCATTACTTATTTGTTTTTGTTGGTCTGGAACGCCCTTACTACGTGGTGGATTTGGCACGCTTCGGAGGCTGGCGGCGTGTTTGCGATTTTAGCGAATGCCGCTTTGCAAAGTATTCCCGTGGCGGCGGCGCGTTGGAGCAAGAACCGTTTGGGCAATCCTGATTGGGCGATTTGGTTGCTGCCAGCCTACTGGATTGCCTTTGAATATTTGCACTTGAATTGGGATTTGTCGTGGTCGTGGCTTACGCTCGGCAACGGTTTGGCCTATTGGCCAGTGTTGGCACAATGGTACGAATATACGGGAGCATTGGGCGGTTCGTTATGGATTTTGAGCCTTAATATCCTGATTTTCAAAATATTTTTTGCTAAAGAAAAACCCAAAACAAGCCATTGGCTGACGACGACGGCAGTATTAATCGTGCCTGTACTATTTTCTGCGTTTTTGTATTATTCTTACAAAACTCCTGAACAGCAAGCCGAAGTAGTGGTAATTCAACCAAACATTGACCCATACACCGAAAAGTTTGCAGACAGCCCTAATTTCATTCCGTTGGAAGAACAAATCGCGCGTTTTATTCAGCTTTCAGAAGAAAAAATAACGCTCCAAACGCAATGGGTACTTTGGCCCGAAACGGCAGTAGATGCATTGGTGGGAGAAGAAAATATTGAAAATGAGGCGATTATTCAGCAAATACAGGAACAATTTTTAAAGCGTTACCCACACGTACATTTACTTACGGGCATCACCAGTTACAAGTTGTATGAAGATGCATCGACCTCACCCACAGCGCGTTATAAAGCTGGTATCGGCCACTATGACGTATTCAATACGGCACTGCATTTGCAATACGGCAAACCGACACAGATTTACCATAAATCCAAACTCGTGCCTGGGGTGGAACAAATGCCATATCCTGCGGTTTTTAAGTTTCTGATGAGTTTTGTAATAGATTTGGGTGGCACGTCGGGCGGCATGGGCAGCCAAAGTACACGCACGGCCTTTGCTACGCCCGCTTCTGTGGTCGCGCCTGTGATTTGTTATGAATCCATTTACGGCGATTTTACGACGGGTTTTATGCGTGATGGGGCTAATTTTATTGGCATTATTACCAATGATGGTTGGTGGAAAAACTCACCAGGCCATCGCCAGCATTGGGCTTATGCTTCGCTGCGAGCCATCGAAAACCGCCGCGATATTGCGCGTTGTGCCAATACTGGTATTTCGGGGTTTGTAACGGGCAGAGGCGACCGCCAACAAGCAACAGCCTACTGGACGCAAGCCGTACTTTCTAAGCAAATAAAATTAAACAACGATAAAACATTGTACACGCGTTTTGGAGACTACATTGGTATTCTGGCGGCAGTGGCTACATTCGGATTATTTTTATTTTCTTTGGTCAAAACCAAACACTAA
- the creD gene encoding cell envelope integrity protein CreD, with protein sequence MEPIKGKFQQSLSFKGVTIVLLTLCLLVPSTMIQNLIEERQQRSHETIEKISDKWSQSQTLCAPLLIVPYTTTQLDTKNNPYKEEHVLYVTPKNLKITAALTPEERHYGIFKAILYKSNLHFSGNFGDLDKLKIEKSQLHFDKAYIAVGLTDLRGVTQNPSFTVGNKTLETTVGKGSLFSVEGKDERLTPTKTLIVELKNALLADSLAPSFNFDYNMKLNGSSSLNFIPIGQQTSVVIDGQWQSPSFIGSFSPESTIENGHFKATWNILSFNRDIPNTWSDDTPSLRNTSFGVNLIETVNHYQQNMRSAKYSLMFIILTFIVFFFVELFTSKPIHFFQYVLVGIALVLFYSLLLSFSEQVGFSWAYLVASAATISLITVYLYSLIHQKVATLILAGTMILLYSFLYIILQLEDFALLFGSIFLFVILGVIMFVSNKIKLNQTTANPETEA encoded by the coding sequence ATGGAACCCATCAAAGGAAAATTTCAACAATCCCTTAGTTTTAAAGGTGTTACGATTGTTTTGTTAACACTCTGTTTGCTTGTCCCAAGCACCATGATTCAGAATTTAATAGAGGAACGCCAGCAGCGTAGCCACGAAACCATTGAAAAAATTAGCGACAAGTGGAGCCAGTCCCAAACGCTATGCGCACCGCTGCTGATTGTGCCATACACCACCACTCAACTGGACACAAAAAATAATCCTTATAAAGAAGAGCACGTTCTTTATGTTACACCCAAAAATCTGAAAATCACGGCGGCTTTAACCCCCGAAGAACGTCATTATGGCATTTTCAAAGCCATTTTATATAAAAGCAACCTTCATTTTTCGGGCAATTTTGGGGATTTAGATAAACTCAAAATAGAAAAAAGTCAGTTGCATTTTGATAAGGCATACATAGCCGTTGGCCTGACGGATTTGAGAGGCGTAACCCAAAACCCAAGCTTTACCGTAGGCAACAAAACACTGGAAACCACCGTCGGGAAAGGTTCGTTATTTTCGGTGGAAGGGAAAGATGAACGATTAACACCAACCAAAACATTGATTGTGGAGTTAAAAAATGCGTTGTTAGCCGATAGCCTCGCCCCTTCATTTAATTTCGATTATAATATGAAGCTGAACGGCAGTAGCTCGCTCAATTTTATTCCCATTGGCCAACAAACGAGCGTAGTAATTGATGGGCAATGGCAATCACCTTCATTTATTGGTAGTTTTTCGCCTGAATCCACGATTGAAAACGGGCATTTTAAAGCCACTTGGAATATATTAAGTTTCAATCGTGACATTCCGAATACTTGGTCAGACGATACGCCTTCTCTGAGAAATACCTCTTTCGGAGTGAATCTCATCGAAACTGTGAACCATTATCAGCAAAATATGCGTTCGGCCAAATATTCGCTCATGTTTATCATTCTTACATTTATTGTTTTCTTTTTTGTAGAACTTTTTACCTCCAAACCAATTCATTTTTTCCAATATGTGTTGGTCGGAATTGCTTTGGTGCTGTTTTATAGTTTGTTGCTTTCTTTTTCCGAACAAGTCGGATTTAGTTGGGCATATTTGGTAGCAAGTGCGGCTACTATTTCGCTTATTACGGTGTATTTATATTCTTTAATACATCAAAAAGTAGCGACTTTAATTCTGGCAGGCACCATGATTTTGTTGTATTCATTCCTATACATCATTTTACAATTAGAAGATTTTGCTTTATTATTCGGAAGTATTTTCTTATTTGTCATTTTGGGAGTAATTATGTTTGTTTCCAACAAAATAAAGTTGAACCAAACGACAGCAAATCCCGAAACTGAAGCATAA
- a CDS encoding response regulator — translation MKKDTLIFVADDDRIILTAITRYLHKKGFTNIKSFTNKQDSLLSLVQEQPQLCIIDYLLGEENGWELCKEIQHIVPTATMVLLSGQDDVRLTFQFIREGLRHYIAKDETMFDTLDEILQQLCFYNTHN, via the coding sequence ATGAAAAAAGATACTTTGATTTTTGTAGCCGACGATGACAGGATCATACTTACAGCGATTACGCGTTATTTACACAAAAAAGGCTTCACGAATATCAAATCGTTTACAAATAAGCAAGATAGCCTTCTTTCTTTAGTGCAAGAGCAACCCCAATTATGTATTATTGATTATCTGCTAGGGGAAGAAAATGGCTGGGAGCTTTGCAAAGAAATACAACATATCGTCCCGACGGCAACCATGGTACTGCTTAGTGGCCAAGACGATGTGAGGCTGACGTTTCAGTTTATCCGTGAAGGACTTCGGCACTACATTGCCAAAGATGAAACAATGTTTGATACGTTAGATGAGATTTTGCAACAACTCTGTTTTTACAATACACACAATTAA